The following are from one region of the Cetobacterium somerae genome:
- a CDS encoding translocation/assembly module TamB domain-containing protein, which translates to MKIFEKYKKLIIICLPIFIFLSGALLIKYNLPKVVEIILKIAVGPTISSQEIKFPKFGEIDITDVVLSKGDDIIVKAPKVIITYSKESLKNFRLKEINVEKPWVHIERKGENINIIDAFSNGNKEKSASKAGTAVPIDIIAVKGGELLFRDTTYSREIKQELDNVNGYVAFDKITGIDLEFKGEHEKEKYEYRFNNLNEPLDMNIILKDITVKPELIQYGYDDRDISGATGIFDMDLTIATSGLTGKAELKNGTVTYNGLSSKVENVNGTIDFKKDKIDVNFTYLLENNSGTFDVFYSEKSGVKVDFRFKDLPYSVAKNYKLLGDLNLPLDNLKFKNVDVQLSYEKSQGFKAEILYNGYPFISSGVNISNLNGKVFFKDGILTLSGNNLNILVPGLEYKRDLTYNVNLDLNGEDLKFDVISNFINLNGEYKKKDEILNLYQDKKLVMSYNLKTQTLELLDLAGSSLLNNYDFFLKAREKDKIINFEEISMVNKDGQMVLQIIGDLNRENLKYKFKIHTKNFQEKSLFANLNLDTKLDFIGEIAGEKDKFILRGVINDLKAENKDILLDAYANISVVNDNGLQANIQGELREGKYKKIKVQGIKIDSTFDNGKLMISDVRNKLFKVQGEVNVFDKTLDLGYHITGLKSSEFEKTDIILLLENVYGNITGTFEEFQADAQVKAAYLEMPNKALISMNGNIVYEDDTVKIDNFKLNQSLATVEYNLKEKTGKFILNILEENLSKYYNFKALKYRILSRVNGKISNGVIEADAGVNIDRVYFNGDILPNLTSNLKYLKNDKENILYIDNLDILSLEGKRILFSKGSVDLIEKKIDYDIPKQTLYLKDFQGIIDVKDMSGSIGIESKVEGYLDNPKYTLNLFDGEYEIKGFNFDNISLELIGDKNILKINEILAYYENNMIKGKGEYTISNQEYNFNIFSKNIDLSFLNAILSKDNLKDIKGTANIDVRLSSNLKENSGYIDLIDFNANLPKALLSLKNLNMVLKIDNERLTVNSLEGKLNDGEIKGKGYLKLPSIEDIKADDEFYKNLDYAFNITLKNMIYQLKDYFKIDLSTNLVYSENKVSGNVIINNGEITGILKEDKGLILTILNFIIDKTRAIIGESKRLGKDFEIKSGLNETPEFNIGVMIRDGININIPDISTFAQDVQGVLLGRFNIVGKNEKIGVVGELEIQKGSFVLGTEDFTVTRALLLADKKNGLISDFNPNLIFDVSSLTANGNVEISLQGELNSLRLNIVTNQGSESSSLKNLFDGSGEGNDKNVVALLFKTIIDSQISSTLLRPISRTIQNVFHISKFRIVSDVFNQEVLANSDDPKTQDPNVFGFGAYLEAENPIYKEKYFWILKLGIIDGTKYDIGGADSESQSNEFSNSVNQLDFKIERRYKSGWSYGVGVAKLNDANMIDEKKKGNLNYYVDFKFERKYNSIKDIFYNKK; encoded by the coding sequence ATGAAAATTTTTGAAAAATACAAAAAATTAATAATCATATGTCTTCCCATTTTTATTTTTTTGAGTGGAGCATTGTTGATTAAGTATAATTTACCAAAAGTTGTAGAAATTATATTAAAAATAGCGGTTGGGCCAACAATATCTTCTCAAGAGATTAAATTTCCAAAATTTGGCGAAATTGATATAACAGATGTAGTGTTATCAAAGGGAGATGATATAATTGTAAAAGCTCCTAAAGTAATTATAACATATTCAAAAGAATCACTTAAAAATTTTAGATTAAAAGAGATTAATGTTGAAAAACCTTGGGTACATATAGAGCGAAAAGGTGAGAATATAAATATTATAGATGCTTTTTCTAATGGAAATAAGGAGAAATCTGCATCAAAAGCAGGAACAGCTGTGCCAATAGATATAATAGCAGTTAAAGGTGGAGAGCTTTTATTTAGAGATACAACATATTCAAGAGAAATAAAACAGGAGTTAGATAATGTTAATGGATATGTTGCGTTTGATAAAATAACAGGTATTGATTTAGAATTTAAAGGTGAGCATGAAAAAGAAAAATATGAATATCGATTTAATAATCTAAACGAACCACTAGATATGAATATAATTTTGAAAGATATTACAGTAAAACCAGAGCTTATTCAGTATGGTTATGATGATAGAGATATAAGTGGAGCCACAGGAATATTTGATATGGATTTAACTATCGCAACAAGTGGATTAACAGGAAAAGCTGAACTTAAAAATGGAACAGTTACTTATAATGGATTAAGTAGTAAAGTTGAAAATGTAAACGGTACAATCGATTTTAAAAAAGATAAAATTGATGTTAATTTTACATATCTCCTAGAAAATAATTCAGGAACTTTTGATGTTTTTTATTCAGAAAAGTCAGGAGTGAAAGTTGATTTTAGATTTAAAGATTTACCTTATTCTGTTGCTAAAAATTATAAATTATTAGGAGATTTAAACTTGCCTTTAGATAATTTAAAATTTAAAAATGTTGATGTTCAATTATCTTATGAAAAAAGTCAAGGTTTTAAAGCAGAAATTTTATATAATGGATATCCATTTATTTCTTCGGGAGTCAATATTAGTAATTTAAATGGTAAAGTTTTCTTTAAAGATGGAATATTAACTTTATCAGGAAATAATCTAAATATATTAGTTCCTGGATTAGAATATAAAAGAGATTTAACATATAATGTTAACTTAGATTTAAATGGAGAGGATTTGAAGTTTGATGTTATTTCAAATTTTATTAATTTAAATGGCGAATATAAAAAGAAAGATGAAATATTAAACTTATATCAAGATAAAAAGCTTGTAATGTCTTATAATTTAAAAACTCAAACATTAGAGTTGTTAGATTTAGCAGGTAGTAGTTTACTTAATAATTATGACTTCTTTTTAAAAGCTCGAGAAAAGGATAAAATAATTAATTTTGAAGAGATTTCAATGGTTAATAAAGATGGACAAATGGTTTTGCAAATTATTGGAGATTTAAATAGAGAAAATTTAAAATATAAATTTAAAATACACACAAAAAATTTTCAAGAAAAAAGCTTGTTTGCTAATCTAAATTTAGATACAAAATTGGATTTTATAGGTGAAATAGCTGGAGAAAAGGATAAATTTATTTTGCGAGGAGTTATTAATGATTTAAAAGCAGAAAATAAAGATATTCTCCTAGATGCTTACGCTAATATATCGGTGGTTAATGATAATGGATTACAGGCTAATATTCAAGGAGAGTTGAGAGAAGGCAAATATAAAAAAATTAAAGTTCAGGGAATAAAAATTGATTCAACGTTTGATAACGGAAAGCTGATGATATCTGATGTAAGAAATAAACTATTCAAAGTTCAAGGAGAAGTTAATGTGTTTGATAAAACACTAGACTTAGGTTACCACATAACAGGTTTAAAAAGTAGTGAATTTGAAAAAACTGATATAATCTTACTTTTAGAAAATGTATATGGAAATATTACAGGAACTTTCGAAGAATTTCAAGCTGATGCACAAGTTAAAGCAGCTTATTTAGAAATGCCAAATAAAGCTTTAATATCAATGAATGGAAATATTGTTTACGAAGATGACACAGTAAAAATAGATAATTTTAAATTAAATCAAAGTTTAGCAACTGTAGAATATAATTTAAAAGAGAAAACTGGAAAATTTATATTAAATATTTTAGAGGAAAATCTTTCAAAATACTATAATTTTAAAGCACTAAAATATCGTATTTTATCTAGAGTAAATGGAAAAATATCTAATGGTGTTATTGAAGCTGATGCAGGAGTCAATATAGATAGAGTATACTTCAATGGTGATATATTACCAAATTTAACATCAAATTTAAAATATTTAAAAAATGATAAAGAAAATATTTTGTATATAGATAACTTAGATATCTTAAGTTTAGAAGGTAAAAGAATTTTGTTTTCAAAGGGTAGTGTTGATTTAATTGAAAAAAAGATAGATTATGATATTCCAAAACAAACATTATATTTAAAAGATTTTCAAGGAATTATAGATGTGAAAGATATGAGTGGAAGTATTGGGATAGAAAGTAAAGTTGAGGGTTATTTAGATAATCCAAAGTATACTTTAAATTTATTTGATGGAGAATATGAGATTAAAGGATTTAATTTTGATAATATCTCTTTAGAATTAATAGGTGATAAAAATATTTTAAAAATTAATGAAATTTTAGCTTATTATGAAAATAATATGATAAAAGGAAAAGGAGAATATACAATTTCAAATCAAGAGTACAATTTTAATATCTTTTCAAAAAATATTGATTTAAGTTTTTTAAATGCAATTTTATCAAAAGATAATTTAAAAGATATTAAAGGAACAGCTAATATAGATGTACGCTTATCAAGTAATTTAAAGGAAAATAGTGGATACATAGATTTAATTGATTTTAATGCGAATTTACCAAAAGCTTTACTAAGTTTAAAAAATTTAAATATGGTCTTAAAAATTGATAATGAAAGATTAACAGTTAATTCTTTAGAAGGAAAGTTAAATGATGGAGAAATAAAAGGAAAAGGTTATTTAAAATTGCCATCAATAGAGGATATTAAAGCAGATGATGAATTCTATAAAAATTTAGATTATGCATTTAATATAACTTTAAAAAATATGATTTATCAATTGAAAGATTACTTTAAAATAGATCTTTCAACAAATTTAGTATATTCAGAAAATAAAGTATCAGGAAATGTTATTATAAATAATGGTGAAATAACTGGGATATTGAAAGAAGATAAAGGCTTGATTTTAACAATTTTAAACTTTATAATAGATAAGACTAGAGCTATAATAGGTGAAAGCAAAAGATTAGGAAAAGATTTTGAAATAAAAAGTGGATTAAATGAAACTCCAGAATTTAATATAGGAGTTATGATAAGAGATGGTATAAATATAAATATACCGGATATATCTACGTTTGCTCAAGATGTTCAAGGTGTCTTATTAGGTAGGTTTAATATTGTTGGAAAAAATGAAAAAATAGGTGTAGTTGGAGAATTGGAAATACAAAAAGGAAGTTTTGTACTTGGAACTGAAGATTTTACAGTAACAAGAGCATTGCTTTTAGCAGATAAAAAAAATGGACTAATTTCAGATTTTAATCCAAATTTAATATTTGATGTATCATCCTTAACAGCTAATGGAAATGTAGAAATCTCTTTACAAGGAGAACTAAATAGTTTAAGATTAAATATAGTAACAAATCAAGGTAGTGAGAGTAGTAGTTTAAAAAATCTTTTCGATGGAAGTGGAGAAGGTAACGATAAAAACGTAGTAGCATTACTTTTTAAAACTATCATTGATAGTCAAATTTCAAGTACATTATTACGACCTATATCAAGAACTATTCAAAATGTTTTTCATATATCTAAGTTTAGAATAGTATCAGATGTCTTTAATCAAGAGGTGTTGGCTAACTCTGATGATCCTAAAACTCAAGATCCAAATGTTTTTGGATTTGGAGCATATTTGGAAGCTGAAAACCCTATATATAAAGAAAAATATTTCTGGATTTTAAAACTAGGAATAATTGATGGAACAAAGTATGATATAGGAGGGGCTGATAGCGAGAGTCAAAGTAATGAGTTTTCTAATTCTGTAAATCAATTAGATTTTAAGATAGAGAGAAGATATAAATCAGGATGGTCTTATGGTGTAGGAGTAGCAAAATTAAATGATGCAAATATGATTGATGAAAAGAAAAAAGGAAATTTAAATTATTATGTTGATTTTAAGTTTGAAAGAAAATATAATAGTATAAAAGATATTTTTTATAATAAAAAATAA
- a CDS encoding BamA/OMP85 family outer membrane protein, with the protein MKKHLIGIISLVASIVSFGAEGEYLVKGVEFKNLNEIPQDVLIQKMSLKKGQVFSTEGLLKDYNNIKKSDYIDELAIYPQVYDGGIKLVVDVKEKKDTRELLEKQGILPASERERVDTTLVVSSLEIIGSVNVPVNEVAKKIPIKVGGYFSKNKIIKGQRELLETGMYREVIPDVYQYPEGLVVVYSVIENPIINGIQITGNTKYTTEELKSLINIEPGKVLNLNNLRDARDKILKKYNEDGYVLAEIEDIDLTGANDLTIVINEGTVDKVNFTKMVTKQKGQRRKATDTMLKTRDYVVEREIEIQPGEVFNINDYNETVSNLMRTGYFKNVKYETKPAPGENQGVDLVLLLEEERTATLQGAVSYGSEIGLLGMLSVKDMNWQGKGQELGVTFEKSDENYTSFSINFSDPWIKGTDRISWGWSLYKNEYENSDSVLFNETDTYGAKLNIGKGLTKNLRLGLGTKAEYITEKADKSELANYTNYDGENLLDKWGDKRSYGLFSVYPSITYDTRNSYWNPTSGWYGKYQVEVGYADTIDSGTFANTTLELRKYHRGLFKNNTFAYRAVGGVMTTTTPESQRFWVGGGSTLRGYDGGFYQGTQKITATIENRTQINDVLGFVLFSDIGRAWDYQGEDPGYLNEKRDARFPDDIGTTVGVGLRVNTPVGPLRFDFGWPVGNSEESGMKFYFNMGQSF; encoded by the coding sequence ATGAAAAAGCACCTAATCGGAATAATATCACTAGTAGCTTCTATAGTTTCATTTGGAGCAGAAGGAGAATATTTAGTAAAAGGGGTAGAATTTAAAAATTTAAACGAAATACCTCAAGATGTTTTAATACAAAAGATGAGTTTAAAGAAAGGTCAAGTATTCTCAACAGAGGGATTATTGAAAGACTATAACAACATAAAGAAAAGTGATTATATAGACGAGTTAGCTATTTACCCTCAAGTTTATGATGGAGGAATAAAGTTAGTAGTAGATGTAAAAGAAAAGAAAGATACGAGAGAACTTTTAGAAAAACAAGGTATTTTACCAGCTTCAGAAAGAGAAAGAGTTGATACGACATTAGTTGTATCAAGTTTAGAAATAATTGGTAGTGTAAATGTACCAGTAAATGAAGTTGCAAAGAAAATACCAATTAAAGTTGGAGGATATTTTTCTAAAAATAAGATAATAAAAGGACAGAGAGAACTTTTAGAAACAGGAATGTATAGAGAGGTTATCCCTGATGTTTATCAGTATCCTGAAGGATTAGTAGTTGTTTACTCTGTTATTGAAAATCCAATTATAAATGGAATTCAAATTACAGGGAATACAAAATACACGACAGAAGAGTTGAAAAGTTTAATCAATATAGAGCCAGGAAAAGTTTTAAATCTAAATAACCTTAGAGATGCTAGAGATAAGATCTTAAAAAAATATAATGAGGATGGTTATGTTTTAGCTGAAATAGAAGATATAGATTTAACTGGAGCTAATGATTTAACAATAGTAATCAATGAAGGTACAGTGGATAAAGTTAATTTTACAAAAATGGTAACTAAACAAAAAGGTCAAAGAAGAAAAGCTACAGATACTATGCTAAAAACAAGAGACTATGTAGTTGAAAGAGAAATAGAGATTCAACCTGGCGAAGTATTCAATATAAATGATTATAATGAAACTGTATCAAACTTAATGAGAACAGGATATTTTAAAAATGTAAAATATGAAACAAAACCAGCTCCAGGAGAAAATCAAGGTGTTGATTTAGTTCTTTTACTAGAAGAGGAAAGAACAGCAACTTTACAAGGTGCGGTATCTTATGGATCAGAGATAGGACTACTTGGTATGTTATCAGTGAAGGATATGAACTGGCAAGGTAAAGGACAAGAATTAGGAGTTACTTTTGAAAAATCAGATGAAAACTATACAAGTTTCTCTATTAATTTCTCGGACCCTTGGATAAAAGGTACGGATAGAATATCTTGGGGATGGAGTTTATATAAAAACGAATATGAAAATAGTGACAGTGTACTTTTCAACGAGACAGATACATATGGTGCTAAGTTAAATATAGGAAAAGGATTAACTAAAAACTTAAGATTAGGATTAGGAACTAAAGCTGAATATATAACAGAAAAGGCTGATAAATCGGAGTTAGCAAACTATACTAATTATGATGGAGAAAATCTTCTTGATAAATGGGGAGATAAGAGAAGCTATGGATTGTTTAGTGTTTATCCATCGATAACATATGATACAAGAAATAGTTACTGGAATCCAACATCTGGTTGGTATGGAAAATATCAAGTTGAGGTAGGATATGCTGATACTATAGATTCTGGAACTTTTGCTAATACAACATTAGAGTTAAGAAAGTATCATAGAGGATTATTTAAAAATAATACATTTGCATATAGAGCTGTAGGAGGAGTTATGACTACAACTACTCCAGAATCTCAAAGATTCTGGGTAGGAGGAGGAAGTACTCTTAGAGGATATGACGGTGGATTCTACCAAGGAACACAAAAAATAACTGCAACAATAGAGAATAGAACTCAAATAAATGATGTGTTAGGATTTGTTTTATTCTCTGATATAGGAAGAGCTTGGGATTACCAAGGTGAAGACCCAGGATACTTAAATGAAAAGAGAGATGCAAGATTCCCAG